The Metabacillus schmidteae genome has a segment encoding these proteins:
- a CDS encoding acetyl-CoA C-acetyltransferase, with amino-acid sequence MTKTVILSGVRTPIGKFGGALSTLTAAELGGIVIKEALSRANIQAEDVQEVILGNVLQGGQGQIPSRQAARAAGLPWNVKTETVNKVCASGLRSVTMADQIIRAGDEEVIVAGGMESMSNAPYIMPKARWGLRMGDHPVKDLMIHDGLTCSFTGVHMGTYGNSTSKELEITREQQDEWALRSHKRAVAAQESGILAEEITSISVPQRKGEPIIVEKDEAPRKDTSIERLASLSPVFNHDGTITAGNAPGINDGAAALVLMSDEKAKQEGREPLATILAHTAIAVEAEDFPKTPGLVINELVKKTGKSVEDIDLFEINEAFATVALAANQLANLDPEKVNVNGGAVALGHPIGASGARILITLIHELKRRGGGIGIAAICSGGGQGDAIMIEV; translated from the coding sequence ATGACAAAAACAGTGATTTTAAGTGGAGTAAGAACACCGATTGGAAAATTTGGCGGAGCATTGTCAACATTAACAGCTGCAGAGCTTGGAGGAATTGTGATAAAAGAAGCCCTATCAAGAGCGAATATACAAGCTGAGGACGTACAAGAGGTGATTTTAGGGAATGTCCTTCAAGGCGGGCAGGGACAAATTCCTTCACGTCAAGCCGCACGTGCTGCAGGCTTACCTTGGAATGTGAAAACAGAAACAGTTAATAAAGTGTGTGCATCAGGGTTAAGAAGTGTGACAATGGCTGACCAAATCATTCGTGCCGGAGATGAAGAGGTAATCGTCGCAGGCGGGATGGAATCAATGAGTAATGCACCTTATATCATGCCAAAGGCGAGATGGGGTTTAAGAATGGGTGATCATCCGGTGAAGGATTTAATGATTCATGATGGATTAACCTGCAGTTTTACCGGTGTTCATATGGGGACATACGGAAACAGCACCTCTAAGGAACTTGAAATTACGAGAGAGCAGCAGGATGAGTGGGCATTAAGAAGCCATAAACGAGCAGTTGCTGCCCAAGAATCAGGGATACTTGCAGAAGAAATCACATCTATTTCTGTGCCGCAACGAAAGGGAGAACCGATCATCGTGGAAAAAGATGAAGCACCACGAAAAGATACATCAATTGAACGTTTGGCTAGTCTGTCTCCTGTTTTTAACCATGACGGAACCATTACAGCCGGAAATGCCCCGGGAATTAATGATGGAGCTGCTGCCCTCGTTCTTATGAGTGATGAAAAAGCAAAGCAGGAAGGCAGAGAGCCTCTCGCAACTATTTTAGCTCATACAGCCATCGCGGTTGAGGCTGAAGATTTTCCGAAAACACCTGGACTTGTTATTAATGAATTAGTAAAGAAAACAGGGAAATCTGTTGAAGATATCGATTTATTCGAGATTAATGAAGCGTTCGCCACAGTAGCATTAGCTGCAAACCAATTGGCCAATCTTGATCCTGAAAAGGTCAATGTCAATGGTGGCGCAGTAGCGCTTGGGCACCCGATCGGAGCAAGTGGAGCAAGGATCCTCATTACCCTAATACATGAATTAAAACGCAGAGGTGGAGGAATTGGAATCGCTGCTATCTGTTCCGGCGGCGGTCAAGGTGACGCGATTATGATTGAAGTTTAA